The nucleotide window GCCGAGGAAACGCCCTCGAGTCCGGGGTCGGGTCCCGACATCGGAGGCGACGCGGAACCGCCGGAACCGCCCGATTCGGCGACTGTCCGCCGCTGGACCAGCCTGACGGTCGCGCTCGCCGTGATCGCGTTCGTCACCGCAACTACGATCCTCGCTGCCCACGCTGCAACGCAGGCGGCTGCCGGGGCGGCCGCCCTCGGATTGGGGCTGGGGACGCTCGCGGTCGTTGGTCGAACGACACCCACCGTGTTCGGAATGCTCGACGATGCGTGGGCCGAACACCGACCGTACGTCTGGTTCTCGACCGGGGTGTTCGCTTTCGGCGGCGTCGTCGGGGCGCTGCTCTATGCGGCCGGGATCGATCTGACCGAACTGTTCCTCGAGATGATCATGGAGGAGTTCGGCGAGGACGACCTGTCCAGCGAGGGTGGCCTCGAGCTCTCGGCGTCGTTTTTCATCATGAACAACACGCCGCCGTTTGTGGCGGCGATCGCCGGCGCGCTCACGCTCGGTGCCGTGACGCTCTTGATCATGGTGTTCAACGGCGTTCTCGTCGGGAATATCGTCGCCGCAATGGGCGCCCAGACCGGCTTCGGCGTGATTTTCGCCCTCCTCGTCCCCCACGGGATCTTCGAACTCCCGGCGCTGTTCGTCGCCGCCGGTGTAGGGTTCCGGGTCGTCCATCGCGTCGGCCAGCGGATCGCCGGCTCGCGGACGTCGCTGGTTACGAAACGGTATCTCGCACGAACGACCGCGCTGGTCGGCTTCGCGTGGTTGCTGCTCGTTCTCGCCGCGTTCGTCGAGGCCTACGTGACCGGCCTCGTCGCGGACGCGCTGGTTGCGGTCTGATCGCCCGAACGCGGCGAACGCCCTCCTGTCGCGTTACCCGCGGACCCACTCGAGCGGCTTCAGGACCGCCAGCCGATAGTCTTCGTGGGGGTCGTACGTCGCGAACGAGAGGCTGTTGGTCATCACGCTCACGCTCGAGAAGGCCATCGCCAGTCCGGCGAGGGCGGGATTCAGGAGTCCGAGCGACGCGATCGGGATCAACGTGGCGTTGTAGACGAGCGCCCAGAAGAGGTTCTGGCGCACTTTCGCAATCGTCGCCTCGGAGATGCGGACGGCCTTGAGCACGTCCGCGGGGTCGTCGCGCATCAGCGTCACATCGGCGCTCTCGATGGCGACGTCGGTTCCCGACCCGATGGCGACGCCGACCTGTGCAGTCGTCAGCGCGGGTGCGTCGTTGACGCCGTCGCCGACCATCATCACGCGGGAGCCGTCCGCGTGGAGGTCCTCGACGTGGTCGGCTTTGTCCTCCGGAAGCACCTCCGCGCGCACGTTGTCGGGATCGATCCCGACCTGTGTGGCGACCGCGTGGGCCGTCCGCTCGTTGTCGCCGGTGAGCATCACGACCGTCGTTCCGCGTTCGCGGAGTGCAGCGACGGTTTCTGTGGCGCTCTCGCGGACCTCGTCGGCCACCGCAAGCACGCCCAGCAGCTGGCCGTCCACTGCAACGGGCATCGCCGTCTTCCCCTCGCGCTCGAGACGCATCAGCGTCTCCTCGGCGGGTTCGGTGTCGATCCCCTCGTCCTCGAGGAGCTTTCGGCGACCGATCAGCACGGTGCCGCGGTCGGTCTCGGCGCGGATGCCGTGGCCGGGGACGTTCTCGAACTCGCTGACCTCGCCGATCGTGACGCCGCGCTCGTCGGCTCCCTCGACGATCGCCCGCGCGATCGGGTGTTCGGAGCCGGATTCGGCCGTCGCGGCCGCGCCCAAGACGTACGACTCGAGGGATTCTTCGGGTTCTGCTAGGGCGCCACCGTCCGGGGCGGCCGTCCCACCGTCGGTCGTGGCTCGCTCGCCGACGAGTTCGATATCGGTCAGCGTCATCTCGCCGTGGGTGAGCGTCCCCGTCTTGTCGAAGACGATCGTGTCGATCCCGCGAACCTGCTCGAGCACGTCACCGCCTTTGAACAGGACGCCGTTAGTCGCGCTAAGCGTCGAACCGACCATCGTCGCGGCTGGCGTCGCGAGCCCCAGCGCACAGGGACACGCGATCAACAGCGCGGAGGCGAGCACGATCACCGAGAACTCGAGGACGGGAACGCCCGCACCGCCGACGGCGGCGATCTCGGGCCCGCCGCTGACGGGGCCCCACAGCGGCAGCCAGTCGACGAACGCGGCCAGTTGTTCGGGAAAGAGCGACCAGAGCGTCGCCCAGACGACGGCATTGACGATGACCGCGGGGACGAAGTAGGCGCTGACCGTGTCGACCAGCCGCTGGATCTCGGGCTGGCGCGACTGGGCCTCTTTGACCCGGTTGACGATCTGTTGGATCGCCGTCTCGGAGCCGACTTTCGTCGCCTCCACGAGGAGCACGCCGTTCTCGTTGATCGTCGAGCCGACGACTTCGTCACCCTCGCCTTTCTCGACGGGCACCGACTCACCGGTGAGCATCGACTCGTCGACCGCGCTCTGGCCGTCGACGACCACACCGTCCGTCGGAATCTTCTCGCCCGGTCGAACCTTCAACACGTCACCGACGTCGACGTCCTCCAACGGCACCTGCCGCTCCTCACCGTCTTCGACGACGGTCGCCTCGTCGGCCTCCATCTCGAGGAGTTCCCGCAGGGCGCTGCCCGCACGGGCTTTCGAGCGAACCTCGAGCCAATTGCCGAGCGTGATAAACCAGAGAATAAAGGCGACGGCCTCGAAGTAGAGGCCGGCACCGGCGATGGCCCCGAACAAGACGGCCGTACTGTAGATGTAGCCCGTCGAGGTGCCCATCGCGACCAGCGTGTCCATGTTGGCTCGTCGGTTGTTGGCAAACGCCCGGTACGCACCGACGAGGAACTCCCGGCCGAGCGTGGCCATTAGGATCGTCGCGAGGGCAAACTCGAGCGATTCGATCAGCCACATCTCGACGCCGAGGACTTCGTGCAGCGATGGAGTGAACCCGAGCATGGCGAGCATGATCGGGACGAACGGCAGCGTGAGCAGACCGCCGCCGATCACCAGCCGGCGCTGGCGGCGCAGTTCTGTCTCGACGGCGCGTTCGCGCTGGCTCTCCTCCTGTGTGTCATTGTCGTCGCGAACCGGTTCGTAGCCGGCGTCCTCGATGGCATCGTGGATCGCCGATAGCGAGACGTCAGCTGGATTGTACTCGACGGTCGCTTCGTCGGTGGCGAAGTTCACGTCCGCCCGGACGACCCCCGGCAGGTCGGTGGCCGCGTCGGCCACCGCCTGCGAGCAGGTCGAACACGACATCCCCATGACGGAGATCGTCTTCGTCTCCGAGGCGGCCTCGTAACCTGCGTTCTCGATCGCGTCGTAGATTGCCGACAGCGAGACTACGTCGGGGTCGTACGCGACCGTTCCCTCGTCTGTCGCGTAGTTCGCACTAACCGATTCGACACCCTCGAGTTCATCGACGGCATCCTCGACGGACCCCGAACACGTCGAGCAGGACATGCCTGTGATCTCGAGATGCGCTCGTCTCGTACTCATGGATAGACCTATGGGATACACGTTCAAGCGGGTTGTGGCTTTCAAAAGCAGAATATTCCTGTTAGATACTTACGAACAGAAGGTAAAATCCATATACAAGTTTCGAAAAGAAGGTGTCGCGGCGAATCGAACACCATTAGACGGCCACACGCGCGGCAGCCACAGGGGCCCACCGCATGGTGCAGGCGTCGATCCATGCGGTAGACACATCAATAGATGCCACCCTCGCCTCCCGTCGTCGATACGAACCGTCGAGATGGAAAGACAATTGCCATCCCGCTTCCAATACTCACCCAATGCGAATCGCCGTTCCCAACAAGGGCCGCCTGCACGAGCCGACGATCGACCTCTTAGAGCGGGCGGGGCTCCATCTCGAGAACGGTGCCGACCGAAAACTCTACGCCGACACGGTCGATCCCGACGTCTCCGTGCTCTTTGCCCGCGCGGCGGACATCCCGGAGTACGTCGCCGACGGCGCGGCCGACCTCGGGATCACCGGCTACGATCAGGTCTGTGAGGCCCGCGTCGACAACGTCGAAGAGTTGCTCGACCTCGAGTTCGGGCGCTGTCGACTCGTTCTCGCAGCCCCAGAAGACGGCGAGTTAGAGACCGTCGCGGACATGGCCGGCAAAACCGTCGCCACGGAGTTCCCGAACATCACCGCGGACTTCTTCGCCGACACGGGTGTCGACCCCGACATCGTCGAGGTCACCGGTGCGACGGAGCTGACGCCCCACGTCGAGATGGCCGATGCCATCGTCGACATTACGAGCACGGGGACGACGCTCAAGATGAACCGACTGGCCGTCGTCGACGACGTCCTCTCGAGTTCCGTGCGGCTGTTCGGCCGCGACGATGTCCTCGACGATCCGAAAGTCGAGGAGGTCCGGACCGCGCTGGCGTCGGTCAAACAGGCGGAGGGCAAACGCTACCTGATGATGAACGTGCCGACGGCGAAACTCGACGACGTCCGTGACGTCATCCCCGGCCTCGGCGGCCCGACGGTGATGAACATCGCCGGGAGAGACGGCGGCGAAAGCGACGAAAAAGTAGCCGTCCACGCCGTCGTCGACGAAAGCGACGTCTTCGAGACGATCACCGAGGTCAAAAAAGCCGGCGCGAGCGATATTTTGGTGACCGAAATCGAGCGACTGGTCGAGTAACGACGGTTACAGGGGCAACAGGAGAAAGCCCACGGAGGAATCCCACGACTGAAGTCGTGTGGAGGACGTCAATCGAGCACCGCCTCGAACGCCGACAGCGTCGCTCCAGGGGCGACGAGTCCCTGTGGCTGATCGTACGAGAGAATCCGATACTGTTCGAGCAGCGGGAGGTGGGTCTGACACAGCGAGACGTGCACGCGCTGGCGGAGATCGAGTAGCGGCGTGACGGCCGTCGCGTCGTGCTCGCTGTCGGCGATCCGTGCAACCAGCGTGCGCACCTCGAGTGGTCCATCCTCGGCGAGCAGGCAGCGCAGGACCGCACACCGGCGATCGTTGTCCAGCACACGGCGGACTGCCGCACGCGGGATCGAGTCGTCGATCGAGAGTGCAGCCTCGAGGTCGTCGCTACTGCCGGGCGCGTAGCGATCCAGCGCGGTCGTCAGTCGGTCTGTGTGGATCGTCATCGATACCTGACTCTCAGACCGGTAGCGAATAAACGCGGCCAGTCGTTCCGAACTCTCGCGTCGAATTCAGGCCAGTACGAACCGTTTAGCTGGATTTGAACGATCGATAATTCGGCCGAACGGACTGAATACGGCCGACATCCGTGCTGACGCGCGAAAAACGGTTGACGGTAACTGACGCCCGCACGCGGCGTAAACACATCCTCATAAACCACGCATAAGCAAACACTACTGTCACAACGGAGACTGATTCGATGCGGCCGACGCTAGGTCGTCACTTATCGCCGGCACGCGAAAACGGACCGTCTTACTCGAGTAAGCCGAGGTCTTCGAGCCGGGAGACGATCTTGTCGACGGCGTGTTCGGCGTCTTTCGGCTTCTTGCCGCCAGTAATAACGAGTTTCCCGGAGCCAAACAGCAGGGCAACGACTTCGGGATCGTCGAGTCGGTAGACCAACCCGGGGAACTGCTCGGGCTCGTACTCGATGTTCTCGAGGCCGAGTCCGATCGCGATCGCGTTCAGGTTGAGGTTCCGACCGAGGTCGGCGCTGGTGACGATGTTCTGGACGACGATTTCGGGGTCTTCGTTGACCTGAATCTGGAGTTCACGAAGCTTGTCGAAGACGATTCGCAGGCTCTCGTGAACGTCGTCGGTGCTTTTGGCACCGGTACAGACGATCTTCCCCGATCGGAAGATCAGGGCGGCGGATTTGGGGTTCTGCGTGCGGTAGACGAGTCCGGGGAACTGTTCGGGGTCGTAGTCGGCCCCCTCGAGGTCCATCGCGACGCTCTGGAGGTCGAGTTCCTGTCCGATGCCGGTCGACGCCACCACGTTTTCGATATTGATGGTGTCCTTCGGGTCGGTCATAATCGCTTAAAAAGATGTATTTAAGGTTTATAAAGGTTAGTACCGCCACCTGATATATCCGGTATATATGTTGGCCACGGGTTTCGGGTACGGCCCGATTTCGGGATGCACAGCGGGTGACAGGCAGACTCACGAGTCAGGCGGTCTGCTGTCACTCTGTCTCGGCGTATCCGCAGCGGGTTGGGTGTGCCAGCACTGACGGACCGGGGTTCGTACGACTGACAGGAACCTGTCTCAGTCGCGAAAACGGTAGGCTCATGGCCGACCCGCGGTGACACGTAGCCGTGTACCTGCTCGAGCTTGGCGGCGAGGACGACGCGTTCGCAGCCCGTGAAGCAGCCAGCGGGGCGGCCGACGTCCGTCGAATCGCCCCCGGGCTCGCCGTCGCGACCGCCATCGACCCCGACCGAATCCGTGGATTAGCCTACACGCATCGTGCAAGTGAGTTGCTCGGCCGCACCGACGCCGATCTCATGAGCGCCCGCGCGCTCCTCGAGACTGCTCCCATCGACCGCAAGGGAACCGTTGCAGTTCGTGCAACCGACGTCCACGGCTCGAGCGGCGTCAGTACCGAGCGGGCCGAGCGCGAACTCGGCCAGATTCTGGTGAACCGAGGCTTCGCGGTCGACCTCGACGATCCGGATCACGTCCTTCGGGCGACGTTCTCCGAAGGCGTCATCGAAGCGGGGGGGCGACTCGAGGCGGACGAAGCGACCGGTGCCCTGTTCAAGCCGGCGGATGCCGACGGTGCCCAGTCGATCGGCGAGTCCGTGTCGGTCTGTGCGCTCGGCTGGCTCGCCGCCGAGAGCGTCCGAGACTTCGGAACGCGCGCGCCGACGGACAAACCCTTCTTCCAGCCCGGGAGCATGGACCCGCTGCTCGCCCGCGCCGTCGCGAACGTCGCCGGCGCTCGCCCCGGTGCGACGATCCTCGACCCTATGTGTGGCACCGGCGGCGTGCTCGTCGAAGCCGGCCTCGTCGGCGCGGACGTCGTCGGAACCGACGCCCAAGCTAAGATGGTCGCGGGCGCGCGAGAGAATTTGCAATATTTCCTTGAGTCCGACGAGCCCTCTCCGACCGGCGTCGCCCGCGGCTCGTGGCACGTCGGCCGCGGCGACGGCACCCGACTGCCACTGGTCGACGACGCCGTCGATGGTGTCGTCTTCGACGCACCCTACGGCCGCCAGTCGAAGATCGAAACCCATCGCCTCGAGGATCTCGTCTCGGGCGCGCTCGCCGAAGCTCGGCGGGTCGCCCCGCGAGCCGTCGTCGTTGCAGACCGCTCGTGGGCGAGCGAGGCCCGCGCAGCCGGGTGGGAACTCGAGGCCGCGTTCGAGCGACGGGTCCATCGGTCGCTGACGCGGTACGTGCTCGTGCTCGAGCGCCGGTCCGTCTGAGACGCGCTATTTTTCGAGATACACCATCGGCGTCTCCGCGACGAGAAACGACTCGTCGTCGGTCGCGTCGACGGCGTCCCAGTAATCCCACGGCTCAGTGTCACAGCATTCTCGGATGTCCTCAGTCGAGAGGACGTTCTCGCTGGAGAGGACGAGGTCAAACGCCTCGCGTCGTCGGCCCTCGAGCCACCGATCGAACCGGGCCGGACATTCGGGGTCGGGGTAGTTTACGACGAGAGAACCGCCGTCGGCGACGTGGTCGTAAAGGTCAGCGACGGCGTCGAGGGTGTCGGGAACGAAAAACAGCGTCGCCGCGGAGTAGACCAGATCGAACTGTTCGTCGGTCTCGAGCGTGGGGAGTGCGTCGACGGCGAAGGTGAGGTTCTCGAGGCCGCGTTCGGCGGCGCGATCGCGGTTGTCGGCGACGACCTGCTCGGAGATATCGATCCCGTGGAACTCGGTTTCCGGGTAGCGACTCGCGAGGGCAAAGAGGACGCCGCCGGGGCCACAGCCGACCGACGCGACGCGCTCGAACGGCCCGAAGCGTTCGAGAAAGCGCTCGAGGTACTCGACCATCACCTCGCCCCGGAGGTAGATACAGCGGTCGTAGTCCGCGTTCCGGTAGAACTCGTCCCAGTCCATGTCGTCTCGTCACACTGGACACGACCTTAACAGGATCGAGTGGCGTGTCCACACGGACCGCAACGTTTTTCCACCGACCGCCGGTTCCTCGAACTATGGCACCCGAATCCCACACCAGTGCCGGTATCGACGACCAGTCAGACCGTCTGCAGTCGGGATTCGGCTTCTTTTTCGCCCGATAATCCGGGCCGGTGGAGCCACGTTCGCCCACGCCGGGCGAGTGTGGCGAAACCGACCGAGCCGTCGACAGCGCTCGAGGCCAGACTCGAGCCGAGTCGGAACCGCTAACTGACCCCCACGCAGCCATACGAACAAGCGAATGCAACTTCCAGCACAACAGGTCGCGGTCTTGGAGGCCGCAAGCGCGGACGACGCAACGTCCGTCGACGCCCTCGCCGCGGCGACCGACCTGCCACCGGAGACCGTCACCGGGGCAGTGTTCGAACTCGAGGACGAGGAACTGGTCGCCGTCACCGAACGCGTCGACGAAACCGTCTCACTCACCGACGAAGGTCGGGAGTACGCCACCGATGGACTCCCCGAAGTCCGGCTCTACGAGGCCGCACTCGAGGCCGGGGCCGGCGACGAACCGGTCCAGATGGGCCGCGTGATCGGAGCCTCGGGACTCGAGGGGCCACAGGTCGACATCGCGCTCTCGAACTACGCCCGCAAGGGCTACGGCAGCATCGACAGCGGCGAAATCACGGCCGATCCCGACGCCGAGCCGGCTTCGGATGCGGAGGCGAACGCACTCACCGAACTCGTCGACGCCGACGATACACCGGTCGAGAGCGTCGACATCGACGCGGAGACGCTCGAGGAACTCGAGCGACGGGGTCTGCTCAAGCGCTCGGAGTCGACCGTCCGCGAAGTGACGCTGACGGATGCCGCCGTCACGGAGCTCATGGCAGGGCTCGAAACCGCCGAGACGGTCGGGCAGGTCACGCCCGAACTCCTGACCAGCGGGGAGTGGGAGGACGTCGAGTTCGCCGAGTACAACGTCGAGGCCGACGCCGAGACCGTCGAAGGCGGCAACGTACACATCCTGCGCCAGATGTCCGAGCGCGTCAAGGACGTGCTCGTCGGGATGGGCTTTCAGGAGATGGACGGCCCGCACGTCGATGCAGACTTCTGGATCAACGACTGTCTATTCATGCCACAGGACCATCCCGCTCGCACGCACTGGGATCGATTCGCCCTGGAGCAGCCGAGTCACATCGACGAACTGCCCGAGGACCTCGTCGAGCGCGTCGAACGCGCCCACCGCGAGGGCGTCGGCGAGGACAGCGAAGGCTACCACTCGCCGTGGGACGAGGACTTCGCCCGCGCGCTCGCGCTTCGGGGCCACACGACGTCGCTGTCGACTCGCTACCTCTCCGGCACCCAGATCGGCGAGATCGAACCGCCAGCGCGATTTTTCAGCGTCGAGAAAGCCTACCGTAACGACACGCTCGACGCGACGCACCTGCTCGAGTTCTACCAGATCGAGGGCTGGGTGATGGCCGAAGATCTCTCGGTGCGCGATCTGATGGGCACGTTCGAGGAGTTCTACGCCCAGTTCGGCATCACCGACATCCAGTTCAAACCCCACTACAACCCCTACACGGAGCCGTCGTTCGAGCTGTTCGGCACTCACCCCACCACGGGCGAACTGATCGAGATCGGCAACTCGGGTATCTTCCGCGAGGAGATGCTCGAGCCACTCGGCGTCGACTGTGACGTGATGGCCTGGGGGCTCGCCTTGGAGCGACTCGCCATGCTCACGACCGGTGCGGAGGACATCCGCGACCTCCACGGCACGCTCGCCGACCTCGAGTTCCTGCGGAACGCGGAGGTGACCTACTGATGCCCACTGTCGATATCGACCCCGACGAACTGCGCGAGTTGACCGGCCACGAGGAGACGAGCGACGACGACCTCAAAACGGACCTGTTCGGACTCGGCCTCGAGTTCGAGGGACGCACCGAAGACGGCGAGTTCGAACTCGAGTTCGCCCCCGACCGCCTCGACCGGCTCTCGGTCGAAGGCGTCGCGCGCTCGCTTCGCTACCAGTACGGCGACGCCCGCGGCGTCCACGTCCCGTCACCGAACGCGGCAGAGTGGACCATCGAGGTCGACGAGTCGGTCCCCGACGACCGGCCCTACGTCACGGGCGCGGTAATCCGCGACGTGAACCTCGACGAAGACGCCCTCGACTCGCTCATCCAGCTGCAAGAAAAGCTCCACGCGACGATGGGCCGCAAGCGCGCGAAGGGCGCGATCGGGATTCACGACCTGACGATGCTGAAAGGGCGGTCCGCCACGGACGACGGCACGCCGTCGATCGAGTACGTCGGCGTCGACCCCGACGGCGATCGGTTCGTCCCCCTCGATTCCGACGAGGAGATGACGCCCGCGCAAGTGCTCGAGGACCACCAGACGGGCCAGACCTACGCCGACCTCGTCAGCGGCTACGATCGCTACCCCGCGATCTACGACGACATCGGGCTATTCTCGTTCCCACCGGTGATCAACGGCCGCCGAACGGAGGTGTCGACGGACTCGAGAGACCTGTTCGTCGAGATGACCGGCACCGACCAGTGGACGATCGACAAGATGCTGAACATCGTCTGCTATGCGCTGTCGGCGCGCGGGGCGACGATCGAGGAGGTGACGGTCGAATACGCAGACAGCGAGGCCGCGAACGCGGCCTCGAACGGAAGCCGGGCGCAGTCCGGCGGACGCGAACTCGTCCGGCCGGATCTCTCGACGAAGACGAAAACGGTCGCCCACGACCGCATCGAGACGATTCTCGGCATCGACCTCGACCCCGACGAGGTACTCGATCTGGCCGAGCGATCGGGCCTCGAGGCCGAAACGGACGAGACCGACGACGGCGACCTCGTCTACACGGTGACGGTCCCGCCATACCGTGTCGACGTGCTTCACCCGCTCGACATCATCGACGACCTCGGGCGCGCCTACGGCTTCAACGATCTCGAGCCGACTTACCCCGACGTGGGGACCGTCGGCGGCCGTCACGAACGCTCGCGCCTCGAGCGCGCCGTCCGCACCCAACTCGTCGGGCTGGGCTTCGAGGATCTGCTGAACTTCCACATGATCAACGAGGAAGAGAACTACGATCGCCTCGAGCTGTCGCCCAGCGCGGACGCCTACGGGGCCGGCGAGCCCGCGACGATCAAAGAACCCTACAGCGAGGACTACACTATGCTCCGAACGTGGGTCATGCCGTCGCTCATGACGGTCCTCGAGCGAAACACCCACCGCTCGTATCCC belongs to Natronorubrum aibiense and includes:
- a CDS encoding TIGR01177 family methyltransferase, which produces MYLLELGGEDDAFAAREAASGAADVRRIAPGLAVATAIDPDRIRGLAYTHRASELLGRTDADLMSARALLETAPIDRKGTVAVRATDVHGSSGVSTERAERELGQILVNRGFAVDLDDPDHVLRATFSEGVIEAGGRLEADEATGALFKPADADGAQSIGESVSVCALGWLAAESVRDFGTRAPTDKPFFQPGSMDPLLARAVANVAGARPGATILDPMCGTGGVLVEAGLVGADVVGTDAQAKMVAGARENLQYFLESDEPSPTGVARGSWHVGRGDGTRLPLVDDAVDGVVFDAPYGRQSKIETHRLEDLVSGALAEARRVAPRAVVVADRSWASEARAAGWELEAAFERRVHRSLTRYVLVLERRSV
- the hisG gene encoding ATP phosphoribosyltransferase — protein: MRIAVPNKGRLHEPTIDLLERAGLHLENGADRKLYADTVDPDVSVLFARAADIPEYVADGAADLGITGYDQVCEARVDNVEELLDLEFGRCRLVLAAPEDGELETVADMAGKTVATEFPNITADFFADTGVDPDIVEVTGATELTPHVEMADAIVDITSTGTTLKMNRLAVVDDVLSSSVRLFGRDDVLDDPKVEEVRTALASVKQAEGKRYLMMNVPTAKLDDVRDVIPGLGGPTVMNIAGRDGGESDEKVAVHAVVDESDVFETITEVKKAGASDILVTEIERLVE
- a CDS encoding class I SAM-dependent methyltransferase gives rise to the protein MDWDEFYRNADYDRCIYLRGEVMVEYLERFLERFGPFERVASVGCGPGGVLFALASRYPETEFHGIDISEQVVADNRDRAAERGLENLTFAVDALPTLETDEQFDLVYSAATLFFVPDTLDAVADLYDHVADGGSLVVNYPDPECPARFDRWLEGRRREAFDLVLSSENVLSTEDIRECCDTEPWDYWDAVDATDDESFLVAETPMVYLEK
- the pheS gene encoding phenylalanine--tRNA ligase subunit alpha; the protein is MQLPAQQVAVLEAASADDATSVDALAAATDLPPETVTGAVFELEDEELVAVTERVDETVSLTDEGREYATDGLPEVRLYEAALEAGAGDEPVQMGRVIGASGLEGPQVDIALSNYARKGYGSIDSGEITADPDAEPASDAEANALTELVDADDTPVESVDIDAETLEELERRGLLKRSESTVREVTLTDAAVTELMAGLETAETVGQVTPELLTSGEWEDVEFAEYNVEADAETVEGGNVHILRQMSERVKDVLVGMGFQEMDGPHVDADFWINDCLFMPQDHPARTHWDRFALEQPSHIDELPEDLVERVERAHREGVGEDSEGYHSPWDEDFARALALRGHTTSLSTRYLSGTQIGEIEPPARFFSVEKAYRNDTLDATHLLEFYQIEGWVMAEDLSVRDLMGTFEEFYAQFGITDIQFKPHYNPYTEPSFELFGTHPTTGELIEIGNSGIFREEMLEPLGVDCDVMAWGLALERLAMLTTGAEDIRDLHGTLADLEFLRNAEVTY
- a CDS encoding heavy metal translocating P-type ATPase, with protein sequence MSTRRAHLEITGMSCSTCSGSVEDAVDELEGVESVSANYATDEGTVAYDPDVVSLSAIYDAIENAGYEAASETKTISVMGMSCSTCSQAVADAATDLPGVVRADVNFATDEATVEYNPADVSLSAIHDAIEDAGYEPVRDDNDTQEESQRERAVETELRRQRRLVIGGGLLTLPFVPIMLAMLGFTPSLHEVLGVEMWLIESLEFALATILMATLGREFLVGAYRAFANNRRANMDTLVAMGTSTGYIYSTAVLFGAIAGAGLYFEAVAFILWFITLGNWLEVRSKARAGSALRELLEMEADEATVVEDGEERQVPLEDVDVGDVLKVRPGEKIPTDGVVVDGQSAVDESMLTGESVPVEKGEGDEVVGSTINENGVLLVEATKVGSETAIQQIVNRVKEAQSRQPEIQRLVDTVSAYFVPAVIVNAVVWATLWSLFPEQLAAFVDWLPLWGPVSGGPEIAAVGGAGVPVLEFSVIVLASALLIACPCALGLATPAATMVGSTLSATNGVLFKGGDVLEQVRGIDTIVFDKTGTLTHGEMTLTDIELVGERATTDGGTAAPDGGALAEPEESLESYVLGAAATAESGSEHPIARAIVEGADERGVTIGEVSEFENVPGHGIRAETDRGTVLIGRRKLLEDEGIDTEPAEETLMRLEREGKTAMPVAVDGQLLGVLAVADEVRESATETVAALRERGTTVVMLTGDNERTAHAVATQVGIDPDNVRAEVLPEDKADHVEDLHADGSRVMMVGDGVNDAPALTTAQVGVAIGSGTDVAIESADVTLMRDDPADVLKAVRISEATIAKVRQNLFWALVYNATLIPIASLGLLNPALAGLAMAFSSVSVMTNSLSFATYDPHEDYRLAVLKPLEWVRG
- a CDS encoding DUF7344 domain-containing protein: MTIHTDRLTTALDRYAPGSSDDLEAALSIDDSIPRAAVRRVLDNDRRCAVLRCLLAEDGPLEVRTLVARIADSEHDATAVTPLLDLRQRVHVSLCQTHLPLLEQYRILSYDQPQGLVAPGATLSAFEAVLD
- the pheT gene encoding phenylalanine--tRNA ligase subunit beta, with the protein product MPTVDIDPDELRELTGHEETSDDDLKTDLFGLGLEFEGRTEDGEFELEFAPDRLDRLSVEGVARSLRYQYGDARGVHVPSPNAAEWTIEVDESVPDDRPYVTGAVIRDVNLDEDALDSLIQLQEKLHATMGRKRAKGAIGIHDLTMLKGRSATDDGTPSIEYVGVDPDGDRFVPLDSDEEMTPAQVLEDHQTGQTYADLVSGYDRYPAIYDDIGLFSFPPVINGRRTEVSTDSRDLFVEMTGTDQWTIDKMLNIVCYALSARGATIEEVTVEYADSEAANAASNGSRAQSGGRELVRPDLSTKTKTVAHDRIETILGIDLDPDEVLDLAERSGLEAETDETDDGDLVYTVTVPPYRVDVLHPLDIIDDLGRAYGFNDLEPTYPDVGTVGGRHERSRLERAVRTQLVGLGFEDLLNFHMINEEENYDRLELSPSADAYGAGEPATIKEPYSEDYTMLRTWVMPSLMTVLERNTHRSYPQHLSEIGFRAALDDSENTGVGESRHVGAVLASHDAGYEDAKARLQALARKFDVDLETPPTDHPAFISGRTAAVVIDGEDVGVIGEVHPKVLIEYDLEVPVAAFEFDLEALH
- a CDS encoding stage II sporulation protein M, which produces MNERGADREGRSETGVERHTGDDRGESRSEHPTVDLSTDAEETPSSPGSGPDIGGDAEPPEPPDSATVRRWTSLTVALAVIAFVTATTILAAHAATQAAAGAAALGLGLGTLAVVGRTTPTVFGMLDDAWAEHRPYVWFSTGVFAFGGVVGALLYAAGIDLTELFLEMIMEEFGEDDLSSEGGLELSASFFIMNNTPPFVAAIAGALTLGAVTLLIMVFNGVLVGNIVAAMGAQTGFGVIFALLVPHGIFELPALFVAAGVGFRVVHRVGQRIAGSRTSLVTKRYLARTTALVGFAWLLLVLAAFVEAYVTGLVADALVAV
- a CDS encoding TATA-box-binding protein, which codes for MTDPKDTINIENVVASTGIGQELDLQSVAMDLEGADYDPEQFPGLVYRTQNPKSAALIFRSGKIVCTGAKSTDDVHESLRIVFDKLRELQIQVNEDPEIVVQNIVTSADLGRNLNLNAIAIGLGLENIEYEPEQFPGLVYRLDDPEVVALLFGSGKLVITGGKKPKDAEHAVDKIVSRLEDLGLLE